A segment of the Gammaproteobacteria bacterium genome:
GACGTTGCCCAGGGTGGCCGGCAGACCAACGCCGTCTGGCACGAGACGCATCCGCGGCGGAACGTCACGGTCGGGTTGACCTGGTTCCGGGACTACTACGTCGAGACCGGGGATCCGCGGGTTCCCTCGCAGGACGCCAACCGCGCCGGTGGTGACGGGATCTCGCCCCTGGTATCCGTGGAGAAATACCCTGACGGCACGTCGGACGTACCGTTGACCAAGGGCGCGGAGATGCGGCTTATCGAGGCGGAAGCCCTGATCCGGGGCGGCCAGTGGCAACAGGGACTGGAAATGATCAACGCCGCGCGCGCCGGGATCGGAGTACCGGCGTGGGATGCCATGAGCGCGGAGGAGGCTTTCGAGGCGCTGATCCTCGAGAGGGCGATCGTCATGTGGCTCGAGGCCCGGCGCGGCGGAGAGTTCTACCGGCTCAACCAGCTCTCACAGTTCTTCCCCGGGGGCTACACGCCAGCCGACGACACCATCATCCAGCAGATGATCGACAACGTGCAGGCTACGCTGCCGGCGGTCATGGGCGACGCAGTACTGCGTCAGAACCGCGCCACCTGCTGGGGCTTCAGCGAGGTCATGCGCGCCACGAACCCGAACCTGGGCGGATAGGACCGGGTTGGAAGCCGGGGGCGGCGGGCAGGTTGCGCCGCACCCCTCCGGGAGTGGGCCGCCGGGTCGTCACGAACGCCCGGTGACCCACCCCCGGTTGCCTGTGTACGGGCCTGGAGTGTCTCCGTTGCCCCGGTCGGCTTACTGTGTACAATGTTGCCGACCGGACCTCGCAGTTCCGGCCCGCGCTCCTTCGTCAACGTCTCACAAAGGAAGGATCTGATGGGTCGCTTTCCGATCCCGATAATCACGCTCTTTGCCGCGGCTGCCCTCCTTCTTCCGCCGGGTGCAGCAGCCCAGGACAGGGGCTTGGCGCGGCACCTCGACCGGGCGGCGCATCGGCCCGCGGTGCCCGGTCCCAACGGCCTGGTGACGGCCGGGCATCCGCTGGCCTCCATGTCGGGCCTGCGCATGCTCATGGCCGGGGGCAACGCCGCCGATGCCGCCGTCGCGACCCTCGCCACCCTGAACGTGGTGCGGCCCCAGATGTCGGGGATGGCCGGGAACGGGTTCGTGACCATCTACGACCGCGTCTCCGACCGCGTGTACTCGCTCGGGGCCACCGGCGCCGCTCCCCTGGCCATCGATCCCGCGAGGCGCACGGCCGACGAGCTGAACAAGGGGATCCACGCGGGTGTCGTCCCGGGCCTCTTTGGGGGATGGATCGCGCTTCTGGATCGCTTCGGCACCATGAGCCTGGACCAGGTGCTGGCCCCGGCCATCGACTACGCCGAGAACGGCCATCCCATCGAGCCATCGGTGGTGGCGTCGATCGAGTCGCACAAGGAGCTGTTCGAGAGCTTCCCGTCGAGCCGACGGATGTTCCTGCCGCTCGGAAGGGTGCCGGAGCCGGGCGAGGACTTCCGCATGCCCGACCTGGCGAACACGCTCCGGAAGGTGGTCGAGGCCGAACAGGTGGCGCTGGCGGCCGGCAAGTCGCGCTCGGACGCGCTCCAGGCCGCCTTCGACCGGTTCTACCGGGGCGACATCGCCGAGGAGATGGCGCGCTTCTACAGCGAGAACGGCGGCGACTTCACCATGGAGGACTTCGCGCGCTACGAGCCCATCTGGGCGGAACCGGTGCACACCACCTACAGGGGCTACGACGTGTACACCAGTCCGCCGACGTCCCGGGGCGGTCTCGAGGTGACGATGCAGTTGAATCTGGTCGAGGGCTTCGACCTCGGGGCGCTCGGGCCCGGAAGCGCCGAGACCATCCATCTGCTGGCCGAAGCGATCAAGGTCGCGAAGGCGGACATCTACGCCTACGTGGCGGATCCGGCTCTGGTGGACGTGCCCGTCGACGAGATGCTCTCGAAGGACTATGCGTCGGCGCGGCGGGCCCTCATCGATCCTTCGCAGGTGATGGCGTACCCGGGGGCCGGGAATCCGGCGCGGGTCGAGGTGCTCCAGCCGGGCGGGCGCGCGGGGGGCGCGGGGGTGGAGGAGCGCTCACGGCGCCACTTTGCCGAGCAGTCGTACGAGGGAAGCACGACCAGCTTTTCCATTGCGGACCGCTTCGGCAACGTCATCGCAGCCACGCCCACGCACGGCGGAGGCTTCGGCACGGGGGTGGTGGTCGGCAATACCGGCCTCACCTTCAACAACGGCACCCGCATCGGTTCGACGGCTCCCTACCCGGACAACGTGAACTATGTGAGAGGCGGGCAGATTCCGATCCTCAACAACTCGCCCATCATCGTGCTTCGCGACGGGCGGTTCCATGCTGCCCTGGGGACGCCGGGCGGCGAGACGATCGGCCAGACCCAGTTTCAGGTGCTGGTGAACCTGCTCGACTTCGGGATGCCGATCCAGGAGGCCATCGCGGCGCCCCGCTTCACGCTGCGCGGCGAGCCCAACTTCTACCAACCGGGAGCGGATGTTCGGTTCAGCCTCGAGGATCGACTGCCGGAAAGCGTCGTCCGGACGCTCGAGGGACTCGGATACGCGGTGGAACTGTCGCCCGGATACGCCTTCGGCAGCATCCAGGGGATCACGCTGGATGCCCGGACCGGGACGCTCATGGCCGGAGCGGATCCCCGGCGCGTTGCCTACGCGGTGGGCTGGTGAGGAAGGGCGCCTACCCCGCGAACGCCTCCCGGATGATGCGCCGCTGGCCCTTCATGTGGTCGGACAACTTGCCCTCGGCCGGGCTGGACCAGTCCGGGCGCGAAGCCTGACGTAACGGCGGTGTCGTTCAAGATCGGATCTTCCTTGATTCCTTGAGCTTACGGGATTGGTGCGCTCAATTCTCGCTGTTTGACTCCCGCCGATTCGTGAGCCTCAGCTTCGAGATCTCCGGCGGGCGTCCAGTGCCTTCCGAAGCTGTCCCTCGTCGGCTCGCTGGTAGCACTCAAGTACCGTCTTGGCGGTCTTCCAGCCGCCCAACTCGCAGAGCACCTTGAGCGGCTGGTCCATCAGGTCGGAAGCGAACTTCCGCCTCAACGAATGCCAGCCTCTCCCGCGCCTCGGTTCGAGCCCCGCCAGCGTCTGGGCTTTGTACCACCAAGCTCGCACCAAGGACCGCCCTGCGCACTTGGAGCCATCCGTCGGCGCGGGCAGCACCGGAGCGTCGTCATGCCCGGAACTCCTCTCCCGCGCCTCCTCAAGAACGGCCAACGCTTCCGCCGTCACCGGCGTCCGGTGCTCGAAGCCGGTCTTCTCGTGCTCGGCTCTCCACCGCACCACACCGCCCTCGAAGTCGATGTCCGAGAACCGGAGTTGACGGATGGCCCCGATCCGGTGTCCCGTCTCGTGAGCGAGCACGAGCGCGACGCGGAAGCGCCAGTCCACCTCTTGGGACACCCCGAGAAGCGCCTGGTACTCCTCCTCGGACAACACCACCCGCGTGGGGTTCTTCTCCGTGGGCGTCCTGAGACCCCTCAGCGGATTCGACGCGAGCAGGAGCTTGCCCCGCTCGTCCCGGGACTTGGACGCCCAGTTGAGCACGGCGATCAGGAACTTCAGGTCGTGCTCGATGGTCCGGTCGGACACCGGCCTTCCGCTGGGGCCGACCCTGCCCGACCTCCGCGCCCGGATGAACCGATCCCAATCGCGTTGGGAGAGCGTCTCGGGACTCCGGTCCCGTCCGAAGAACCGGAGGAACATCCTTGTCGCGGCCCGGTCGGAGCGCTGGGACGCCTCCGCCTTCGTCGGCGTCACCTCCTCACCGTAGATTTCAAACAGCTTGTCCAGCGTGAGCGGTTCGGGCTCGACTTCCGCCTCGCCGTTCAGGTCCGAGCCAACGAACCCGGCGGCGAACTCGTCGGCCTGCCGCTTCGCCAGCGGCCAGTCCCGGTGCTTCAGGGACCGGCTCAGCCTTCGGCCGTTCTCGCGCCACTCAAGCTGGAACAGGCCGGTTTTCGGATCTGGGAACACCCTCACCCTGTTCCGGCCCCACTCGCCGGCGCCGTAGCTCCGGCGGCTTCTTCTCGTGCGTGCCATCATTCGATTCCTCTCGATTGACGGACTGCACGATCTGCGCGAACGAAAGCTCGCGGAGCCGGGGGTTTTCGGCTAGTCTCTCTTGGTCTTGTTGATGCGCCGGCCTTCCCGGGGAAGGGGCGGAGGGACGCGACCCGCTTACGCGCCGAGCGCGCGAACTTGGCTTGCGGGGCAGCCGTCGGTTGCTGTCCGGAGGTAAGCCAGCGAGCGCCTCCCGCTGGTCGGACGCGGCGCGGGCAATGGTCCCCGCTTTGCGGGGTTTCGGAGGAGCCAGATGTTATTTTGTTTCACAAAAACTCTGGTTGAGGGATGCCCCCGAACCCCCGCACGGCATCCGCGCGCCTGGGCCATGGGCGCGGAAATGTGTCCGCTCGGCGGCTGCCCCCGGAGTGCGCGAAGCGCCGGGGCAGGATCACCCAAACAGATTCCGCACACGAGTTGACACGGGCTGATGACCGGACACGAACAGACCGCCGCGAGTACGGTGACGGAGCGTTCGGGGGAAAAGATCGAGCGGCATCATCTTCACAGGCTCGCCGAAATCGCGATCGGTGACCTCGACGACTTCTTCCAACGATACCCCAAGCATGTCGGCTACCGGGATCGCCTGATGGTCATTTGCCTTTGCCAAGGTGCTGCCGGGCACTTCGTCCACCGGGATCGCGGAGTCAAGGACTTCGATGTCTGGGCCTTCTTCCGGAAACGCCAGCGACCGTTCCCCTCCCGCCGACACGCCAAGCGGGATTTCGGGCCCTCCCGGTTTGGTCGGCACCCCAACGATGCACACCGTCGCGGACGGGGCGTGGACTTATTCGGACGATCCATTCCTTGCGAGAACGGACAGGATCCGCATGATTGCGTTCGCGAATGGCTTGCTAGCGGTCGGACGAGTTCGCGTGCGATCAGGAAGAACCCCGTCGTGGTCATTCATCCGGCAGAAGAGGTTGGGAGCATCATTTGGGATCCCGGATCGGCTCGGTGAAGGAGCATCCCGTCCCGAGGGCCGGGGGCGCGCTGGGACGAGATACGCGCGCCATCCGCCTCGTCGCGCTGTTTCTGGTGTCCGCGGTCTGGTCGGGACAGGTGTCGGCACAGTTGGCGCAAGCGCGCATGCTCGGCTGCTATGATGTCGCCGAGGGCGAGTGGACGGAGGCACCCGGCGGTCGGTTCCGGGACGACATGGCCACGGTGCGAATGGAGCCTATCCCCAGTTCCCAAGGCCTGGACTCGGCCTTTT
Coding sequences within it:
- a CDS encoding site-specific integrase, with amino-acid sequence MMARTRRSRRSYGAGEWGRNRVRVFPDPKTGLFQLEWRENGRRLSRSLKHRDWPLAKRQADEFAAGFVGSDLNGEAEVEPEPLTLDKLFEIYGEEVTPTKAEASQRSDRAATRMFLRFFGRDRSPETLSQRDWDRFIRARRSGRVGPSGRPVSDRTIEHDLKFLIAVLNWASKSRDERGKLLLASNPLRGLRTPTEKNPTRVVLSEEEYQALLGVSQEVDWRFRVALVLAHETGHRIGAIRQLRFSDIDFEGGVVRWRAEHEKTGFEHRTPVTAEALAVLEEARERSSGHDDAPVLPAPTDGSKCAGRSLVRAWWYKAQTLAGLEPRRGRGWHSLRRKFASDLMDQPLKVLCELGGWKTAKTVLECYQRADEGQLRKALDARRRSRS
- a CDS encoding gamma-glutamyltransferase family protein; translation: MGRFPIPIITLFAAAALLLPPGAAAQDRGLARHLDRAAHRPAVPGPNGLVTAGHPLASMSGLRMLMAGGNAADAAVATLATLNVVRPQMSGMAGNGFVTIYDRVSDRVYSLGATGAAPLAIDPARRTADELNKGIHAGVVPGLFGGWIALLDRFGTMSLDQVLAPAIDYAENGHPIEPSVVASIESHKELFESFPSSRRMFLPLGRVPEPGEDFRMPDLANTLRKVVEAEQVALAAGKSRSDALQAAFDRFYRGDIAEEMARFYSENGGDFTMEDFARYEPIWAEPVHTTYRGYDVYTSPPTSRGGLEVTMQLNLVEGFDLGALGPGSAETIHLLAEAIKVAKADIYAYVADPALVDVPVDEMLSKDYASARRALIDPSQVMAYPGAGNPARVEVLQPGGRAGGAGVEERSRRHFAEQSYEGSTTSFSIADRFGNVIAATPTHGGGFGTGVVVGNTGLTFNNGTRIGSTAPYPDNVNYVRGGQIPILNNSPIIVLRDGRFHAALGTPGGETIGQTQFQVLVNLLDFGMPIQEAIAAPRFTLRGEPNFYQPGADVRFSLEDRLPESVVRTLEGLGYAVELSPGYAFGSIQGITLDARTGTLMAGADPRRVAYAVGW